A stretch of the Candidatus Methylomirabilota bacterium genome encodes the following:
- a CDS encoding tautomerase family protein, whose translation MPNITIQWYAGRTDQQKRELTQAITEAMVKIGKTTADQVHIVFQDVEKSNWGYNGKLASDK comes from the coding sequence ATGCCGAACATCACCATTCAGTGGTACGCCGGCCGCACCGACCAGCAGAAGCGCGAGCTGACCCAGGCCATCACCGAGGCCATGGTGAAGATCGGCAAGACCACCGCCGACCAGGTCCACATCGTCTTCCAGGACGTGGAGAAGTCGAACTGGGGGTACAACGGCAAGCTCGCGAGCGACAAGTGA